A DNA window from Cygnus atratus isolate AKBS03 ecotype Queensland, Australia unplaced genomic scaffold, CAtr_DNAZoo_HiC_assembly HiC_scaffold_121, whole genome shotgun sequence contains the following coding sequences:
- the BICRA gene encoding LOW QUALITY PROTEIN: BRD4-interacting chromatin-remodeling complex-associated protein (The sequence of the model RefSeq protein was modified relative to this genomic sequence to represent the inferred CDS: inserted 1 base in 1 codon; deleted 2 bases in 1 codon) — translation MDDEDGRCLLDVICDPQALNDFLHGSEKIDSDDLLDNTGMQPVPFFEGAGGILHVQEPSGNHLNAEQSQPATSVDLDFLEDDILGSPAGGAAALPNSEQPCDILQQSLQEANITEQTLEAEAELDLGSFQLPTLQPVVQAASDGTPQIFSGGADLIGLQQPAVLTHQALVQQPVGADVVNKAISVQPFLQQVGLGNVTIQPISNLQGLPNGSPGGTLGIAPIQVVGQQVMAINQPAQQIIAKQVQPSPVAAMPVGSYIAQPAPEQQQVTLASTGVSPQSAGLVIQKNLPAVATTTLNGSSMFGGVAGAPASQPLTVTSNLSSPLVQAQNVIIHRTPTPIQPKPAGVLQQKLYQITPKPFAPNNATLTIQNEAALQQQKAQQNLTFMAGKAGQNVVLSGFPQGLPANVFKQPPPQQPALSKPMSVHLLNQGSSIVIPAQHVPQAVLQGQNQFLLPGQLAGASAVQLPQQLSALPANMGGQILTASHPSGQAHIITSPGPGGQLIANQALPAQILTNQNIAGQLNLGQVLTSQNAHGTAHILSAPIQLQPGQVGQPALFQMPVSLAGGLTTQSQPAVAASLPGGAIGQPGQTVIQGVTLPSQVAMLNAAENLGPAVSIQPSAAAASSQSPGLVQPQPASAAGLLPGAEQSSILTVQAAPQPPAAPPPLQLSVQPPPPXPPPAPAQPSPGLASSSPEKIILGQAAAGAVISQDSMQMFLQQVPQGIILQAKQPPSSQAAPALGQFSSQPSSVLVSSQGVTVTTTPAPAHSHAPAAGPPPAAGIAAPAPAESKSFPSVPTPIPAGKGAAAQGKPGASLAIQQPVQAKPGVISSVSGLNLGKGPLQIQVVGKGLPQLVPSVPVQTPPLYDSKLGSLKKPPTLQPSKEACFLEQLHKHQGAVLHPDYKTSFRSFEDALQRLLPYHVYQGMLPSAQDYRKVDEEFEVVSAQLLKRTQAMLNKYRLLLLEESRRVSPSAEMVMIDRMFIQEEKTMLALDKQLAKEKPDEYVSSSSRSQSLSSSAALASASGAAPASENPKAPAAQTATQINPTKLVIKHSGGSPSVTWAKASPALDGDEDALPSRSKPPIKTYEARSRIGLKLKIKQEAGLSKVVHNTALDPVHQPPPPPPVCRVIKTAEQHAPPAAAASQMNGTVEHVAPAPAEKKPAVTYCRLPLRKTYRENVDAFVAEKPAADACPKGGAPKADKVPGALVVKQEDGSRSVITSHKAPAAAAEKSRPEESSKLLFFSRSDARSLVLQDGAAPQKSDDSTSGLMKELAEVEDEFYRGMIKTEPPDHGAGSELAWEVPLPPAKRRKSESFDVDNASFSSDSPQDDSLNEHLQSAIDSILNLQQPQTGGQSTRTPSSSYNSSSSPFSSPVHRTDTYLAPSHNGGLGARTLNR, via the exons ATGGATGATGAAGACGGCCGGTGCTTGCTTGATGTGATTTG CGACCCTCAGGCCCTGAACGACTTCCTACATGGATCTGAGAAG attgACAGTGATGATCTCCTGGACAACACAGGAATGCAGCCAGTGCCTTTTTTTGAAGGTGCTGGCGGTATT CTGCACGTCCAGGAGCCCTCCGGCAACCACCTGAACGCCGAGCAGAGCCAGCCCGCCACGAGCGTGGACCTCGACTTCCTGGAGGATGACATCCTGGGCTCGCCGgccggcggcgccgccgccctGCCCAACTCGGAGCAGCCCTGCGacatcctgcagcagagcctgcaggaggCCAACATCACGGAGCAGACGCTGGAGGCCGAGGCCGAGCTGGACCTGGGCTCCTTCCAGCTgcccacgctgcagcccgtggtgCAGGCCGCCTCCGACGGCACGCCGCAGATCTTCTCCGGCGGCGCCGACCTGATCGGGCTGCAGCAGCCCGCCGTCCTGACGCACCAGGCGCTGGTGCAGCAGCCGGTGGGAGCGGACGTGGTGAACAAGGCCATCAGCGTgcagcccttcctgcagcaggtggGCCTGGGCAACGTCACCATCCAGCCCATCTCCAACCTGCAGGGCCTGCCCAACGGCAGCCCCGGCGGGACGCTGGGCATCGCGCCCATCCAGGTGGTGGGGCAGCAGGTGATGGCCATCAACCAGCCGGCGCAGCAGATCATCGCCAAGCAGGTGCAGCCCTCGCCGGTGGCCGCCATGCCCGTGGGCAGCTACATCGCGCAGCCGGCgcccgagcagcagcaggtgacGCTGGCCTCCACCGGCGTCTCGCCGCAGAGCGCCGGGCTCGTCATCCAGAAGAACCTGCCGGCCGTGGCCACCACCACGCTCAACGGCAGCTCCATGTTCGGCGGCGTGGCCGGCGCCCCGGCCTCGCAGCCCCTCACCGTCACCTCCAACCTGAGCAGCCCCCTGGTGCAGGCCCAGAACGTCATCATCCACCGCACGCCCACCCCCATCCAGCCCAAGCCCGCGGGCGTCCTGCAGCAGAAGCTCTACCAGATCACCCCCAAGCCCTTCGCCCCCAACAACGCCACCCTGACCATCCAGAACGAGGcggcgctgcagcagcagaaggcgCAGCAGAACCTCACCTTCATGGCCGGCAAGGCCGGCCAGAACGTCGTGCTCTCGGGCTTCCCCCAGGGGCTGCCGGCCAACGTCTTCAAGCAGCCCCCGCCGCAGCAGCCGGCGCTCAGCAAGCCCATGAGCGTGCACCTCCTCAACCAGGGCAGCAGCATCGTCATCCCGGCGCAGCACGTGCCGCAGGCGGTGCTGCAGGGCCAGAACCAGTTCCTGCTCCCCGGGCAGCTGGCGGGCGCCTCCGCCGTGCAGCTCCCGCAGCAGCTCTCGGCCCTGCCGGCCAACATGGGGGGCCAGATCCTGACCGCCTCGCACCCCAGCGGCCAGGCCCACATCATCACCAgcccggggcccggcgggcAGCTGATCGCCAACCAGGCGCTGCCGGCGCAGATCCTCACCAACCAGAACATCGCCGGGCAGCTCAACCTGGGCCAGGTGCTGACCTCGCAGAACGCCCACGGCACCGCTCACATCCTCTCGGCGCCCATCCAGCTCCAGCCCGGCCAGGTGGGGCAGCCGGCGCTCTTCCAGATGCCCGTCTCCCTGGCCGGCGGCCTGACCACGCAGAGCCAGCCGGCGGTGGCCGCCTCGCTGCCCGGCGGCGCCATCGGCCAGCCGGGCCAGACGGTGATCCAGGGGGTGACGCTGCCCAGCCAGGTGGCCATGCTGAACGCCGCCGAGAACCTCGGCCCCGCCGTCAGCATCCagccctccgccgccgccgccagcagccAAAGCCCCGGCCTCGTGCAGCCGCAGCCCGCCTCCGCCGCCGGCCTCCTCCCCGGCGCCGAGCAGTCCTCCATCCTCACCGTCCAggccgccccgcagccgcccgccgcgccgccgccgctgcaGCTGAGCGtgcagcccccgccgc ccccgccgcccgccccggcccagcccagccccggcctggcctcctccagccccgagAAGATCATCCTGGGCCAGGCGGCCGCCGGCGCCGTCATCAGCCAGGACTCCATGCAGATGTTCCTGCAGCAG GTGCCGCAGGGGATCATCCTGCAGGCGAAGCAGCCCCCCTCCAGCCAGGCCGCCCCGGCGCTGGGCCAGTTCAGCAGCCAGCCCTCCTCCGTGCTGGTCAGCAGCCAGGGGGTGACGGTGACGACCACGCCAGCCCCCGCGCACAGCCacgcgcccgccgccggcccgccgcccgccgcag GTATCGCCGCCCCAGCGCCCGCCGAGAGCAAATCCTTCCCCAGCGTTCCCACGCCGATCCCTGCCGGGAAAGGGGCCGCGGCCCAGGGGAAGCCGGGAGCGTCCCTCGCCATCCAGCAGCCCGTTCAG GCGAAGCCCGGAGTGATCAGCTCCGTCTCGGGCCTGAACCTCGGCAAAGGCCCCCTGCAGATCCAGGTGGTGGGGAAGGGACTGCCGCAGCTCGTGCCCTCGGTCCCCGTGCAGACCCCGCCGCTG TATGACAGCAAGCTCGGGAGCCTGAAGAAACCTCCCACACTACAGCCCAGCAAAGAGGCTTG cttcctggagcagctgcacaAGCATCAGGGGGCGGTGCTGCACCCCGACTACAAGACCTCGTTCCGCTCCTTCGAGGACGCGCTGCAGCGGCTCCTGCCCTACCACGTCTACCAGGGGATGCTGCCCTCCGCTCAAGACTACAGGAAGG TGGACGAGGAGTTCGAGGTGGTGTCTGCCCAGCTGCTGAAGCGCACGCAAGCGATGCTGAACAAATaccgcctgctgctgctggaggagtcTCGG AGAGTCAGCCCTTCGGCGGAGATGGTGATGATCGACCGCATGTTTATCCAGGAAGAGAAGACCATGCTCGCGCTGGATAAACAACTGGCCAAGGAGAAACCAG ACGAGTACGTCTCGTCGTCGTCCCGCTCGCAGAGCCTCTCCTCCTCGGCGGCCCTGGCCTCCGCCTCCGGCGCCGCGCCCGCCTCCGAGAACCCCAAGGCGCCGGCGGCGCAGACGGCCACGCAGATCAACCCCACCAAGCTGGTCATCAAGCACAGCGGCGGCTCGCCGTCGGTCACCTGGGCCAAAGCCTCCCCGGCGCTGGACGGCGACGAGGACGCCCTGCCCTCGAGGAGCAAGCCCCCGATCAAGACGTACGAAGCGCGCAGCCGCATCGGCCTCAAGCTGAAGATCAAGCAGGAGGCCGGCCTCAGCAAGGTGGTGCACAACACCGCGCTCGACCCCGTGCaccagccgccgccgccg ccgcccgtCTGCAGGGTGATCAAAACGGCCGAGCAGCacgcgccccccgccgccgccgcctcgcaGATGAACGGCACGGTGGAGCACGtcgccccggcccccgccgaGAAGAAACCCGCCGTCACCTACTGCCGGCTCCCCCTCCGCAAGACCTACCGCGAGAACGTGGACGCCTTCGTGGCCGAGAAGCCCGCCGCCGACGCCTGCCCCAAGGGCGGCGCCCCCAAAGCCGACAAGGTCCCCGGCGCCCTGGTGGTGAAGCAGGAGGACGGCTCGCGGAGCGTCATCACCTCGCACAAGGCCCCTGCAGCGGCGGCGGAGAAGAGCCGGCCGGAGGAGAGCTCCAAGCTCCTCTTCTTCAGCAGGAGCGACGCCCGCTCCCTCGTGCTGCAGGACGGCGCTGCCCCGCAGAAGAGCGACGACTCGACCAGTGGCCTTATGAAGGAGCTCGCCGAGGTGGAGGATGAGTTCTACCGCGGGATGATCAAAACGGAGCCCCCCGACCACGGCGCGGGCTCGGAACTCGCCTGGGAGGTGCCGCTGCCCCCGGCCAAGCGCAGGAAGTCGGAGTCCTTCGACGTGGACAACGCCAGCTTCTCCAGCGACAGCCCCCAGGACGACTCCCTCAACGAGCACCTACAGAGCGCCATCGACAGCATCCTCAACCTGCAGCAACCTCAGACTGGGGGCCAGAGCACCCGGAcgccctcctcctcctacaactcctcctcctcccccttctcctcgCCCGTCCACCGCACGGACACGTACCTTGCCCCCAGTCACAACGGCGGCCTTGGAGCGAGGACGTTGAACAGATAA